A single Dasypus novemcinctus isolate mDasNov1 chromosome 4, mDasNov1.1.hap2, whole genome shotgun sequence DNA region contains:
- the LOC101431278 gene encoding small ribosomal subunit protein eS12-like: protein MDVNTALQKVLKTALIHDGLARGIRKAAKTLDKCQAHLCVLASNCDEPMYVKLVEALCAEHQINLIRVDNIKKLGKWVGLYKINREDKPGKVVGCSCVVVKDYGQESQANDVIEEYFKCKK, encoded by the coding sequence ATGGACGTCAACACTGCATTACAAAAGGTGCTAAAAACTGCCCTCATCCACGATGGCCTAGCACGTGGAATCCGCAAAGCTGCCAAAACCTTAGACAAGTGCCAAGCCCATCTTTGTGTGCTTGCCTCCAACTGTGATGAACCCATGTATGTCAAACTGGTGGAGGCCCTTTGTGCTGAGCACCAAATCAACCTAATTAGGGTTGACAACATCAAGAAACTAGGCAAATGGGTAGGCCTCTATAAAATCAACAGAGAGGACAAACCTGGTAAAGTAGTTGGCTGCAGTTGTGTGGTTGTTAAGGACTATGGCCAAGAATCTCAGGCCAACGATGTCattgaagaatattttaaatgcaagaaatga